AGCGCGGGCTGCGCGCCAAGCTGCAACGCAAGAACACCCCGTCCGCCAGGCGCCGGCTGAAGAAGCGGCGGCGCAAGGAGGCGCGGCGGGCCAAGGACATCAACCACAAGATCGCGAAACATGTGGTGGCCGAGGCTGGGGGCACCTCCCACGCCCTTAAGGCAGTGGGGGAGCACCGGTCGCGGAATCGCCCTGGAAGACCTGACAGGCATCCGCGAGCGGGAACGGCTTCGCAAGCCTGGGGGTACCTCCCACGCCCATTAGGCAGTGGGGGAGGGCTACCCACTCCACCTGGTCGTTCGCCCAGCTGGGGGCGTTCATCTCGTACAAGGCCCGCAGGGCGGGGGTGCCGGTGGTGCACGTCGATCCGGCGTACACCTCGCGGACCTGCGCCGAGTGCGGACACATCGACAGGGCGAACCGGGTGAGTCAGGCCTGGTTCGCGTGCCGGAACTGCGGATTCGTTGATCACGCAGACCGGAACGGCTCCCGCAACATCCAGGCTCGCGCCCGGGAGTTGTGGCGACGCGGGGCCCAGTCAACGACCCCTGACCCACTCCGAACACCTCGGAGTGAGACTGGACGCAAACGCAGCACCACCGCCAGTGATGCCCGTTGTGCAAGCCCGGCGCGCTTTAGCGCCGGGTAGTTGACAGCGTCAACTCGTAGGTGAGAAGCGTGAAGTCGTCGCCGGGTATCGGGTTCCAGTCGCGCTCGGGAACGCGGGTGAAGCCGAGGCGTTCGTAGATGCGGTGGGCGGTGTGCATCGTGGGCTGGGTGCACAGGACGACGCCGGTGGCCACGCCGCTCGCGCGGTCGACGCAGGCCTGGACGAGGGCTTGTCCGATGCCTCTGCCCCGGGCCGCGTGCGCCACCGCGAGCATGCGGATCTCCGCCTCTCCGGGGCGGGCGAGGTCGGCCAGGGGGCCACCGGAGGGGACGAAGGTGACTCCGCCGAGGAGGTCGTCGTTCTCGGTGGCCACCAGGACGTCCGCGGCGGACGCCCTCTTGGCCACGTCCTTGAGTTCTTCGAGGTACCAGTCGCTCTCACCGAACAGGAGAAGGCCGTCCCGGAGGTAGGCCTGGGCGGTGATCTCACCGAGGGGTTCGTAGTCGGCGGGTACCGCGGGGCGGATCAGAATGTCCATGCGGGTGAGTGTGCCCGACGGGTACGGCAACGGGCCGCCGGACGAGAACTCCGACGGCCCGTGCACCAGGGTGACTAGTGGGTCGTACCCGCGGTCGCCGGCGGAAGCTCCACCTGGACCCCGGGGTCGCCCGCGTCCGCCGAGTAGTCCTCCGGGCTGGTCTCGTCCACGCCGTCGGGGACCTTCGCCGCCTTCAGGGCGAAGGTCAGGACCACCGTCACGACGACGTTGAGCACGAACGCCGTCAGGCCGATGTAGCCGATCTCGCCGATGCCCGGGATCTCCTTCGCCGAGCCGCCGAAGTGCTTCTGGGTCGGGGAGGCGACGCCGTACGCGGCGACTGTGCCGTAGATCATGCCGACCGCCCAGCCGGCGAGCAGGGCCCAGCGGTGGAACCAGCGGGTGAAGAGGCCGCCGACCAGGGCCGGGAAGGTCTGGAGGATCCAGATGCCGCCCAGGAGCTGGAAGTTGATGGCGACCGTCTTGTCCATCGTGAGGACGAAGACCAGCGCGCCCACCTTCACCAGCAGGGACACCAGCTTGGAGACCTTGGTCTCCTGCGCGGGCGTGGCGTCCGGCTTGATGAAGTCCTTGTAGATGTTGCGGGTGAACAGGTTCGCGGCCGCAATCGACATGATGGCCGCGGGCACGAGCGCGCCGATGCCGATCGCCGCGAAGGCCACGCCCGCGAACCAGTCCGGGAACATGTCCTCGAAGAGCTGCGGGATCGCCAACTGCGGGTTGGTGACCTTGACTCCGGCCGCGATCGCCATGAAGCCGAGCAGCGCGAGCAGGCCCAGCATCAGCGAGTACAGCGGCAGGATCGTGGTGTTGCGGCGGATCACCTCACGGCTGCGGGAGGAGAGCGTCGCGGTGATCGAGTGCGGGTACATGAAGAGCGCGAGGGCGGAGCCCAGCGCCAGCGTGGCGTACGTCCACTGGCCCGCCTCCAGCGGGACGAGGCCGCCGGCCTTGGCCGCCGTGTACTTCTCGCTCGCCGCGCCGAAGACGTCGTCGAAGCCGCCCAGCTTGATCGGGATGTAGATGATCGCCACCGCGATGACGATGTAGATCAGCGTGTCCTTCACGAACGCGATCATCGCGGGGGCCCGGAGCCCGGAGGAGTACGTGTAGGCCGCGAGGACACCGAACGCGATCAGCAGCGGCAGGTCCTTCACGAGCCAGTTCGTGTTCTCGCCGCCGCCGACGCCCATCACATCGAGGACCGCCTGGATACCGACCAGTTGGAGCGCGATGTACGGCATGGTCGCGAGGATGCCGGTGACTGCCACCGCCAGCGACAGGCCCTTGGAGCCGAAGCGGCCGCGCACGAAGTCCGAGGTCGTCACGTATCCGTGCTTGTGGGAGACCGACCACAGGCGGGGCAGGAACGTGAAGATCAGCGGGTACACCAGGATGGTGTACGGCACCGCGAAGAAGCCGGCCGCGCCCGCCGCGTAGATCGCCGCGGGGACCGCGACGAAGGTGTATGCCGTGTAGAGGTCGCCGCCGAGCAGGAACCAGGTGACCCAGGTGCCGAACGACCGACCGCCCAGACCCCATTCATCGAGGCTGTGCTCGTTCTCGGCCTTGCGCCAGCGCGCGGCCAGGAAGCCCATGACCGTGACGGCCAGGAAGAAGATGATGAAGACGGCGAGTGCCACGCCGTTGACGCCGTCGTTCACTTGGTACCTCCGTGGCGGGCACGCTGGTCACGCTGCCACAGCTTGTACGCGGTCATCGTCAGCGCGGTGGAGATCAGCACCCACAGCATCTGGTACCAGTAGAAGAACGGGATGCCGATGAACGTGGGGTCGACCTTGGCGTACGAGCCGACCCACAGCATCGCCACGAACGGGGCGACGAGGCAGAGGGCGATGACCACCCTTGCCGGTGTCACCACCGGCGGTCTCACTTCAGGTGCGTCCGACATTCCGCGACTCCGTCCCCTGGCTGATCACCTGTAACGCGCAGGCAATCTAGGTCACGGTGTCAGGTGAGCGGAAGACCTCGTCCGCATATCGGTATGTCGATTCTGTGAAGCATCAACAGCAGCATCAACAGCAGCGGAAGCCCTGGCGGGGATCTTCTTCCTGACGTTCCGCCCGCATCCGTTCGAACGCACGCCGTGTCGGCACCGGCGCCTGCGGGTGGTCCTGGCGCACATGCGCGACATAGCGGTCGTAGGCCGACTCGTCGGTCAGCTCACGGACGTACCAGCGTACGGCCCTAAACGCCCGTCGGAGTGACCGCATCCCGCGCCTCCTCCCTCTCCTCCCGGGTCGGGATCAGACCGGCCGGGGCCAGGATCTTCGACTCGACGTACGGCGCCTCGCTGAGTGTGGACAGCGCGGGACGGCGCAGGTGCCGGACGCAGACCCGCAGGGCGTCGGCGATCACCACCACGATCAGCAGGGCGAGGACGGCCGTGAGGACGC
This portion of the Streptomyces canus genome encodes:
- a CDS encoding GNAT family N-acetyltransferase: MDILIRPAVPADYEPLGEITAQAYLRDGLLLFGESDWYLEELKDVAKRASAADVLVATENDDLLGGVTFVPSGGPLADLARPGEAEIRMLAVAHAARGRGIGQALVQACVDRASGVATGVVLCTQPTMHTAHRIYERLGFTRVPERDWNPIPGDDFTLLTYELTLSTTRR
- the mctP gene encoding monocarboxylate uptake permease MctP, with the protein product MNDGVNGVALAVFIIFFLAVTVMGFLAARWRKAENEHSLDEWGLGGRSFGTWVTWFLLGGDLYTAYTFVAVPAAIYAAGAAGFFAVPYTILVYPLIFTFLPRLWSVSHKHGYVTTSDFVRGRFGSKGLSLAVAVTGILATMPYIALQLVGIQAVLDVMGVGGGENTNWLVKDLPLLIAFGVLAAYTYSSGLRAPAMIAFVKDTLIYIVIAVAIIYIPIKLGGFDDVFGAASEKYTAAKAGGLVPLEAGQWTYATLALGSALALFMYPHSITATLSSRSREVIRRNTTILPLYSLMLGLLALLGFMAIAAGVKVTNPQLAIPQLFEDMFPDWFAGVAFAAIGIGALVPAAIMSIAAANLFTRNIYKDFIKPDATPAQETKVSKLVSLLVKVGALVFVLTMDKTVAINFQLLGGIWILQTFPALVGGLFTRWFHRWALLAGWAVGMIYGTVAAYGVASPTQKHFGGSAKEIPGIGEIGYIGLTAFVLNVVVTVVLTFALKAAKVPDGVDETSPEDYSADAGDPGVQVELPPATAGTTH
- a CDS encoding DUF3311 domain-containing protein — translated: MSDAPEVRPPVVTPARVVIALCLVAPFVAMLWVGSYAKVDPTFIGIPFFYWYQMLWVLISTALTMTAYKLWQRDQRARHGGTK
- a CDS encoding YbdD/YjiX family protein; protein product: MRSLRRAFRAVRWYVRELTDESAYDRYVAHVRQDHPQAPVPTRRAFERMRAERQEEDPRQGFRCC